A window of the Hordeum vulgare subsp. vulgare chromosome 5H, MorexV3_pseudomolecules_assembly, whole genome shotgun sequence genome harbors these coding sequences:
- the LOC123398940 gene encoding phosphoribosylaminoimidazole-succinocarboxamide synthase, chloroplastic: protein MSPSAPPAALRLASPPKALLPALPPSSSRSPRLSMSTPSRPRATPLAAAGGGGAAPSLLAADPAHRDSVILAARGAMTNCLGETHLDLVVPGLRLAAKGKVRDVYESGEHLVLVTTDRQSAFDRVLASIPFKGQVLNETSLWWFNRTSHITPNAVVSCPDKNVTIAKRCSVFPVEFVVRGFVTGSTDTSLWTVYNKGVRNYCGNVIPDGMVKNQKLPANILTPTTKAADHDVPITPDEIVKSGLMSKEDFDEARSKALGLFEYGQQVALENGVILVDTKYEFGKTADGTIVLIDEIHTPDSSRYWIANSYEERFKSGLEPENVDKEFLRLWFKNNCNPYEDKVLPEAPEELVSELAWRYIFLFETITNTKFEIPETQEPIHERISRNVAQALRNL from the exons ATGTCTCCCTCCGCGCCGCCGGCCGCCCTCCGCCTCGCGAGCCCGCCCAAAGCTCTCCTCCCGGCCCTCCCACCGTCCTCCAGTCGCTCCCCCCGCCTCTCCATGTCGACCCCGTCTCGTCCCCGCGCCACGCCTCTCGCCGCGGCCGGCGGGGGCGGCGCGGCCCCTTCCCTCCTCGCCGCCGACCCGGCCCACCGCGACTCGGTCATCCTCGCGGCGCGCGGTGCCATGACGAACTGCCTCGGCGAGACCcacctcgacctcgtcgtccccgGGCTCCGCCTCGCCGCCAAGGGCAAG GTTAGGGACGTCTACGAGAGCGGGGAGCACCTGGTGCTGGTGACCACCGACCGCCAGAGCGCGTTCGACCGTGTCCTTGCCTCCATCCCGTTCAAAGGGCAG GTTCTTAACGAGACAAGCCTTTGGTGGTTCAATAGGACTAGCCATATCACTCCAAATGCAGTTGTCTCTTGTCCCGACAAGAATGTGACAATTGCCAAAAGGTGCTCAGTTTTTCCAGTTGAATTTGTTG TGAGGGGATTCGTTACTGGAAGCACTGATACATCACTATGGACAGTTTATAACAAGGGTGTGAGGAATTACTGTGGAAATGTCATTCCTGATG GCATGGTAAAGAATCAAAAGCTACCAGCAAATATCCTCACGCCGACAACTAAAGCTGCTGATCATGACGTCCCTATCACTCCTGATGAG ATAGTCAAGTCAGGGCTGATGTCCAAGGAGGATTTTGATGAGGCAAGAAGCAAAGCCTTAGGATTATTTGAGTATGGACAG CAAGTGGCATTAGAGAATGGAGTAATTCTAGTTGACACAAAGTATGAGTTTGGAAAAACAGCTGATGGGACAATTGTGTTGATCGATGAG ATACATACACCTGACTCCAGCAGATATTGGATTGCTAATTCATATGAAGAGAGATTCAAATCTGGCCTTGAACCTGAAAATGTTGACAAG GAGTTCTTAAGGCTGTGGTTTAAGAATAATTGCAATCCATATGAAGATAAG GTTCTACCAGAAGCTCCTGAAGAACTAGTTTCTGAACTTGCTTGGCG GTACATATTCCTGTTTGAAACAATTACAAATACAAAGTTTGAGATCCCAGAAACACAG GAACCAATCCATGAAAGGATATCAAGGAACGTGGCACAAGCCTTACGGAATTTGTAA